GTCTGCTGCGCTTTCACCGGCATGGCCTCGTCCAGAATCAGGAAACTGACCGGCTTTCCAGCGTTTACCATCCATACGCTGCTGAAGTATAAAGGTGAAAATAATTTTGAATATAATGCCGAAAACCCCCTGCCCTACAAGGTCGTCCTCCTCGATGAAGCCGGCATGGTCAATCTCCAGCTTTTCTACCGCCTGGTACTGGCAATAGATAAGGAAACCCTGTTGATCCTGGTCGGTGATCCAGCTCAGCTGCCGCCCATCGGCGCCGGCAATATTTTCGGGGACCTGCTGAGCAAACCGTTCCTGAGCCATATATCCCTGACCCAGATTTACCGCCAGGACGCCGAAAGCGTGCTGGTTTATTTTGCCAACATCATCCGCACCGGCAAAATGCCGCCGGAGTATGAGAAAACATACCGGGATTTTTCTTTTACCAGCCAGGATATTCCCAACTATTTCGCGCTGCGCAAGAGTTTATCAGAACAGGAGATGAAACAGGTCCGGGAAGAAAATAATGAAAAAATTCAACAAAAAATCCTTGAGCTGGCCCGCAAGGCAACCCATAAGCTGGAACATCCCGCCTGGGACTTCCAGGTTCTGACCCCGTTGAGAAAAGGCCTTTTGGGAACCGAAGCCCTCAATATCGCCCTGCAGGATATTTTCAACCGCCATGGACAGAATCCGATATCACGTTACGGGGCGATATTTCGTGAAGGCGACAAGGTCGTGCACCTGCAGAACAAGGATATGGATACCGCACCCTACTCCCCCAGCCTGCTGAGCCGGCCACATATCAACTTCACCACCAGGCGGATTTTCAATGGCAACGTCGGTATCATCAGAAAGATCGATCACGATAACGAGGTTTTTTATGTTCTTTATCCTGATTACAGTGTTGTGCGCTATAATTTTGACCACATCCGTGACATCATTGATATCGCCTACTGTCTGACGGTACATAAATCACAGGGAAGCCAGTATAAATATGTGGCCATCCCCCTGACCAACAGCCATTTTATCATGCTCAACAACCGCTGGTTCTATACCGCCATTACCAGGGCTGAAAAGAAAGTCTACCTTATCGGCCAGAAATACGCTTTCAATCGGGCCTGTACCAATATTGAAGCTGCTGAACGATACACGTTTATGGGCCTTCCCGATTGATATTTTTCGACCACTATGTAGATTTTATCTCTTGCCATTTAGTTGAAATAATGATAGTGAAGTCATCCCTGAAAACAAAGACAATACACACTGACAGTAACGGTATATACCCATGAAATTATTCAATGATTCCTTGCGCTTCGGCTTTATTCTCCTGTGTTGTACCGCCATTATCGGCTTGGCTTCCTGCAATAAGGAAGAAGCCAAAAATCCGGTTCCGGAACAGAAAACCGCCGCGGCAACCAAACCGTCATCACCATGCCCGGCGGGCGGAGATAAGGACGGTCAACATCTTGGCAGCCTGGCTACCCAAACCAATCCCCACGCCGGCGAAAAACGCTCCCACGCGGTTGTAGTTCCGGAAATGGTGGAAAAAACCTGGGAAAGTGTCAGCATCAAAATAACCGACAAGCAGAGTAAGACTGATGAGCTGGTGACGATCAAAATTGGTGACACCTACAAAATTCCCAACTCATCGCTCAGCATCATGGTGCTGCATTTTCTGCCTGATTTTGCCATGAACTCATTCGGGATGACTTCAAATTCCAACAACCCCGACAATCCGGCAGTAAATTTCGAGGTTATTGAAAACGACAAGAAAATTTTTACCGGCTGGCTGTTCAGTAAATTCCCTGAGGTGCATACTTTCAATCATGAACGCTACGCTTTCAAACTGGACGGATGGCAACAGAAACAGTAATTATTTTCCAAGACAATCAAAATTGCGCCCATAGCTCAGCTGGATAGAGCGTCTGACTACGGATCAGAAGGCCGGGTGTTCGAATCATCCTGGGCGCACCAGTAGAATCAAGGGGTTAGGCTTAATTGCCCAACCCCTTTTTATGGCCTTGCTGACTATAAAATCACCAATGATATTACCGGAGTATTTTGTTTATATTTTTTTAAGGTTATTCCTGTCTGAATATTTAATATTTAGGATGTGACCCTTCACTTCTTTTCTTTTGCCCTTGACTTGGCCATTTCAATTGACTATTATATTATTTATAGTAAGGAGGTGACAACATGAAAACCATGGGGATAAGCAAATTCAAATCGCATGCTTTGAAAATTCTGGATCAAGTCGCTAAAACGCAGGAAATTATTGTTATAACAAAACGCGGGAAACCATTAGCGCAAATAACGCCTTACCGCCATACTGACATAAACCCCAAACCGGGCAAACTTTCTGGTGCTCTTGTTTTTGAAAAAGACATCATTTCACCTCTGGGTGAAGAAATGTGGGAAGCCTGCAAATGATATACCTGCTCGATACCCATACCTGGATCTGGTGGAATATGAATCCACAAAAGTTATCGCCCAGGGTTAAAGAAATCATTGGCAATGCAAACATGTATGATGAGATGCTTTTATCCGCAATTTCCCCGTGGGAGTTCAGCAAACTTATTGAGAAAGAAAGAATCGGCATTTCCTGTAATCCGGCGGATTGGATACATACTGCCCTCAAGATGCCAAAACTGAGGCTGGTTCCCCTCTCCCCCGTTTTATCATATCGCTCAACGATACTCCCCCAACCTTTTCATCATGATCCAGTTGATCAAATTATTGTCGCAACGGCACGGGAGGAAAATGCCACCATCCTGACCAAAGACGAAAGAATTCTTGCTTATGAAAATGTTCGAAGTCTCTGGTAATCCTTAAGAGCAGCCGTTAGATAAACTACTGCTTTTAATTTACAGAACACCTTATTACTGTTCAGAAGGCCAGTAAAAATTCCTTGAAGGAGGATAAGATGATCAGAACAATCCTGGCAGCCCTTTTCCTGCTACTGTTCACTGTAATTTCGGCAAGCGCCGGCAGCAGCTATATGATAACCTTCCAAACCACCGATTGCAACGGCGATACAGGCATTGCTTCGGTTGAGATCAACCGCATTCACAAGATCAAGACCATAGCATGTGAACCACCATACCAGGCAGCCAGGCGCAAGCAGGTGCTGGTGACCTCAAAAACCCTCCATGGCAGCTACGATGTCTTCACCGTGGATGAAAAGGAGGCCGTCAATATCCAGCAGCAGATTCAGGACTATATGGACGCCCGGCGCAAGCTGCTGGAAAAGGGCAGCCCGATTATCCTCCATGACAACTGAGAACAGCCCGCTCAGCGGCCGCCAGGGCGCCCTCCAGGTAGCCGCCTTGATCTTCGGTCGTTTCCGTCCCCGCAAAGTGGATAATTCCATCCCAGATACTCGATTTTCCCGCCGGTGGATGATAATGGGGATGCTCCCGCATGGGAGCTTTATCTATATAGGTGGAGGTGTAAGGTTCAAAAGCCCAATCCTGATAAAAATACTTCGTCGGATACTGGGCCTGGTCGCCAAACAAAAGAGCCAACTGGACCAGCATCGCCTCAATCAGTAAATCTTTATTACCCCGCCCGGCGGCGGGGAGCCCCACAAAAGCCACAAGCCCAAAAGGCCCTTCATCACCGTTGGAACCATCATGGATTTCCACCATTGGACCGCGCTGGCTGAAAGCCTGGCCGGAAAGATTATACTCCCGCCAGAATGGTTTATCGTAAACAGGATGAAATTTCGCCTGTCCCGCCATCCAGGTACCGATTTTCAGCATTGACTGACAAAGATTGTCGGAAAGATCGGGCTCAAACAGAATAGTTGAAGCGATAAGCCGCGGCGGCAAAGCTAAAATCACCTGCTTTGCCTCATAGCAGGCGATGGGTTCCTGCTCCAGTTTGCCGACACTCACCCGGGCTCCGTCAGCGATTTTTTCAATACTGCAGACAGGATGATTGAGCTTTATCGCCGCAGCGGAAAGATCTTTGGATATGCCTTCAATCAATGCCATCATCCCCCCTTGCAAACGCCAGGAGGGAGGTTCCATAGGATAGCCGTTGACATTGCGAACATTACCGCCGGGCCCCTGATACCGCCCCAAACCCTGTTCAAACTGCCGATATGGATTCAGTCCCAGGGTTTTTACCAGTTTCACCATCCGCGGCTGGATATCCGGCCAGAACCAGGACGGTCCCATATCAGCATGCAGTTCCCCATATTGGGGGCTGAGGATGCGACCGCCCAGGCGGTCACGCGCTTCCAATACTACAAAAGATTTTCCCTGCATGGCCAGCAAATAAGCGGCATACAAGCCACTGAGACCGGCACCGACAATTACATTCTCAACTGATTTCACTCGCATGTAATTCTTTCCATTCCCCTTTTTTATAACCGAACAAAAGGAACGACGCATAATCTCATCATCGTAACAACTCACCCGCTACGCTTAAATCATACCTGCCATAAGAAAAAATCCATGGTCATGAAGCGGCTCAGCCTAAACATTCTTTTCCATCTTTTCGTGGCAGGGAATACACATTTTTCTGCCGTTGACCACCTGGATCCGGCTTTCCATCACCGCTTCACCGCAGCAGTCACAAATTACGGATGCCATGATCCGGGCTTTTTCCGGCTCCCGGATCCGTACCGGAATCAAGGAGATAATCTCTGAATCATCGACGTTCAACAACCAGCTGATATAAGCCTGGCGATCAGCTTTTTTCTCTGACGGCACAGCCTCCCGGTTCAAAACCACCCGGACTCCCTGCCCGGTTTTGCGGGAATATAAAGTGTATGCCTGTTTGCCGTAATCCTTAAAAATCAGATTCCCCTTGCCAAAGGTACAACCGCTTACATATTGCAGGGCGTCGACCCCGCAGGCGTTATTCTCGGTAATGGCCACCAGTTCCTCATCCTCGGCACGGTATTGGGCCAGAAAACTCATCGCCGCCATCGTCATCCGATATCCCATGGCCAGCCCGGGACAACTGTGACCGTGAAATGCTATCAGTTTTTCATAATCCATAATATCCTCCTGTATTAATCCATAAACTACCACCAATTAACTCCTGGAGGCAATGATTGTCAAATAAGAACTGGTATGATAGACAATTGATGACATGATTGAAAAAGTTGCACAACAATATTACCATATTTCAACGACAAGATAATGCTGATAATTTCCAAAAAAATATCCATTCCCGATCATGAAATTGAGCTTAGTGCCATCCGCGCCCAGGGGGCCGGCGGCCAGAACGTCAACAAGGTCTCCAGTGCCATTCATTTGCGCTTTGACATCAAAGCCTCATCACTGCCTGCTGTCTACAAGGAAAGGCTGCTGAAATTACATGACCGGCGGCTGACCAAAGATGGGGTCATTATCATCAAGGCCCAGCAGCATCGACACCAGGCAGCCAACCGGGAAGAGGCACTCCTGCGGCTGCGGGACATCATCCAACGCGCCGCCAGGAACAACAAGAAACGTATCCCCACCAGACCGAGCCGAAATTCCCGGAAAAGACGGCTTGAGCAGAAGAAAAAACACGGGAGGCTTAAAGCTTCCAGGAAAAAGCCGATCATGGCGGAAAACGACTGACATCGCACTGAATCAGCCATCATTATTGACTCGTAAACTTACACCTTGTATAGTTGTTTCAGGAGACTTTATATGAGTACTGAAAATGGAAAAAAGATTCCGCGACTGAAGCGCCGGCAAAAAATCATCATCATTCTGCTCTGTGGTCTGCTGCTCTACAGCCTGGCCGGCTTCTACCTGGTTCCGTGGCTACTGCAGACCCAGTCGGAAAAGCGCCTCAGTTTGCTGCTTGGCCGGCAAAGCACCATTGACCGGGTACAGTTCAATCCCTTTACCCTGGTTCTGCGGCTTGAAGGTTTTGTCATCAAAAGCCGCGGCAGCGATAAAAGTCCCCTCTGCAAGATTGACAACCTGCTTGCCGATTTCAGCTCCTTTTCCCTGTTCAAACGGGCCCTGATACTGGAAAGGTTGAAAGTTGCGGGACCGTATGTCAAAATCGTCAGGAAAGCGGATTTAAGTTATAATTTTTCCGACCTCCTGCCTGCCCCCAAAGCAAAAACTGAAAAAAAGAATGAATCCGGAAGCTTTCACTTCTCCCTGAACAATATTGAAATCAAAAGCGGAATTATCGAGCTTGCCGACCAGCCCCATAAAACCTTTCACTGGATAAACAGTATTACCATTTCCCTGCCCAGCATTTCAAACCTGCCTAAACTTATTGACTCCAGGGTGCAACCATCCTTTGCCGCAGTGGTCAACGGAGCACCGCTGGAACTTAAAGGGCAGACGAAGCCTTTCGCCAGTTCTCATGACACCGAGTTCAATATAAATTTTGCCGATCTCGACCTTTCCTACTACCTCGCCTATATTCCCGGAAAACGCAATTTCACCGTAACTTCCGGCCGTCTTTCAACCAATCTGGTACTCGCCTTCCAGCAACCGGCAAACAGTCCGGACCGGCTACAGTTATCCGGAACCGCAACCCTGGCTGATGTAATCATTGAAAGCAACCGTAAGAATGAAGAACATCGTTTTGTCAATCTGCCGAAAACAACAATAAAATTCGGGCCAGGCAACCTGCTGGCCGAAGAGCTTTTCATCGATGATATCACCCTGGAAAATCCAGACGTCAACCTTAAATTCAAGCCTGACGGAGTTTTCCACCTGCCCTTCGTTGCCGCCGCCGTTGAAAAGAAAATTGAACAACGCAGTCGTCATGAAGGCGAGAGCAAAGAAACAAAAAAACAAAAGTTCACCTGTCGCATCAGCCACCTGAAAATCAATCATGGCAAGCTTAATTTCCACGATGAACGTGTTTCTCCGGTTTTTAACGCTAACTATAAACCCTTTGATCTGGAAGTCAGCAATTTCAGCAACGAACCGGAAAAGCAGGCAGAATATACCTTGAAAGTAACCAGTGATGCCGCTGAAGCTCTGCAGGTTGATGGAAATTTAATCTTCAAACCACTTACACTCAAAACTCGCCTCAAACTCGAAAATGTGCCGATAAACCGTTATCAACCTTATTACCGGAAATTATTCAACGGCAATGTCAACAGCGGCTATGTAACCGCGGATGGTGAATTGAATTTCATCCAGAAAGCCGGGAAGCAAGCTGAAACAAGTCTCGACAACTTCACCCTGAAGCTGAAAGCGCTTGAAGTAAACGACCCTGATGACACCCGGGTCCTAACCCTGCCGGAGCTGAAGGTTGTCGCTGAACGGATAGACATTGATAAACAGGATATCATCATCACTTCCTGTCAGGCCCGGGACGGCATACTGAAAATCCTGCGCCGGGCGGATGGCAAATTCAACCTGATGGATTTTATCCCGCCGGAAAAAGATGTTTCCGAAGTTGATAAAGAAGTTGAACCGGCAGTAAATGACAATCAGGCCACGGGCTGGCATGTTCTTTTACAGCAAGGCGGTCTGAAAAACTTTCAGGTAGAGTTAAATGACCAGGCACTGAAGACCACGGCGACCCTGGTAGCTGACCGTATCAACCTGGAACTGGATCAACTGGGCACCCGGCCGACGGAAAAGGGCCGGATAAAGATTGATCTTGGTTTGGCCCGGACGGGAGAGATGTCAGTTTCCGGCACCCTGGCACTAACGCCGCCGGAAGCAGAACTGGATATTACCCTGAAAAAGCTGCCTTTGAAGGCCTTTCAACCATATCTGGCGGAAAATATCGACATGGTCCTGGTCAATGGACAGCTGCAGACCAGCGGCAAACTGTATTTCAAGCAGGAAACGTCCGAAAAACCGCAGCTCTCTTTACAAGGTAACGCCAGCGTCAGGAAATTGAAAATTGTCGATGGGGTAAAAACGGCAGAATTTCTTGCCTGGCAGGATGTAACCCTGCACAAATTCAGCTTCAAACCTCAACCCCTGACATTTTCCCTGGATAAATTAACGGCAACCGGACTCAAAAGCCAGATTCTGATCCTGCCGGACGGGCGCTCCAACCTGCAGGTCATGATGGGGAAAAAACCGGCTGCAAAAAAATCTCCGGATAAAAATCCAGAACCAATCAAACAGCCCCGTCCGGAACCCCTTGACATCACCCTGAAAAAAGTACTGATCAACCAGAGTAACTTTTCTTTTACGGATCAGAGCATGTCGCCGGTTTTTCACCTCGAACTGGCTGACCTGAAGGGTGAAATCAATGGGTTGTCGTCACGGAATCAGGAGCCGTCCATCGTCAACCTCCAAGGCAGTCTCAATGGTCAGTCACCGGTTCTGGTCAAGGGTTCAATCGCTCCTCTGACCCGAAACCTTTTTATCGACCTGGCAATTTCCGGACAGGGTATCGGCATGACCACTTTTACGCCTTATTCGGGTAAATTTATCGGTCAAACCATCGGCAAGGGAAAATTGTACCTGGATCTCAAATATAAGGTGGAAAAAGGGCAGTTACAAGCAGAGAACATGATTTTTCTTGACCAGTTTGATTTCGGCACCCAGGTTGAAAGTCCCGATGCCCTCAGCCTGCCGGTCAAACTGGCCGTGGCCCTGCTGCGGGATCGTCGGGGGGAGATCCATCTCAACATACCGGTTCATGGCGATCTGAATGACCCCAAGTTCAGTCTCGGCGGCGTTATCGTTAAAATATTTATCAACCTGATCACGAAAGCGGTGACCTCACCTTTTGCCCTGCTGGGCTCCCTTGCGGGTGACGGCAGCCAGGATTTAAACCACGTTCTTTTCGCTCCCGGCCTGGCCCAGCTTACAGAAAAGGCCAAAGGTAACCTTGATAAACTGGCTAAAATTCTCTATGAACGGCCCGGTTTGAAGCTCGAGATCGCCGGTCATGCTGATCCGGTAAGTGATCGTCCGGCTCTGCATGAAGCTTATTTCCAGAAACTGCTTAAAGCCCAGAAATTTAAAGAAGTAGTCCGCAAAGATAAAGCCGTTGCATCCGTTGATAACATCACCATTGAAAAACCTGAATTCAAGACCTATTTATGGCAGGCGTACAAAAATTCTCCCATTGCCAAGCAGAAAAATCTGCTTGGCATGGTAAAAAAAATACCACCCGAAGATCAGGAACGCCTTTTGAGAGCTTCCATCAAAGTTGACGATGGAGCGCTTCTGGACCTGGCCCGCCAACGAAAACAGGCCGTCATGTCCTACCTGGCCGGGAAAGGACCGGTTGAAACCCAGCGTCTGTTCCTGATGGAACCGGTCCTGGCTGCCGGCAAGACATCCTCCGGAGTTGACAACCGGTTGGTTGAAATGAAGATAAAATAAAATCAATCCCGCAGGTTGGAAGATTAGGCATTTGTAGTTCGACTGATTCTCGGCTATAGCTATATACATACGTGTTTGCGGGAGGAAACTAACTTTAAGCGTAAGGAGTAATTATTTATGAAAGTTGCGGTTATTTATAATCGGGAAAGTTTGAAAGTTATTAACCTGCTGGGCGCTCAGAATCCGGAAAAATACCGTATCGAAGCTATTGAGCGCATCACCAAAACGCTTAAAGCCAGCGGCCATCAGGTTAAAACATTTGAAGGCGATAAATTTTTAATAGAACGGCTGGAAGAGTTTATGCCAGCTGTGGTCAAAGGCGAAAGACCCGGTATGGCATTAAATCTGGCTTATGGTATACAGGGTTCTGCCCGTTACACCCATGTTCCGGGCATTTTAGAGATGGTTGGTATTCCGTATGTCGGTTCGGGACCACTGGCCCACTCGCTGGCTCAGGACAAAGTAGTTGCCAAAGTATTATTTAAACAGAACGGCTTGCCGACACCGGATTTCAGAGTTCTTGAAACCCCCGAATTTGATGCACCTGATCTTGAATATCCTTTAATCATAAAACCCAAAAGTGGGGCGGATTCTTTTGGTCTGATGGTAGTTCACAATGAAAAAGAGCTTCGCGAAGCCGCGGGGCCGATTTTTGAAAAATATGAGGAACCGGTCCTGGCCGAGTGTTATATTGAAGGACGTGAGATTAACATCGGCATAATTGGTAGTCCACCGGAGGCGCTGCCCCCGGTGGAGCTGGATTTTGGTTCTGGAGCTCATGTCTATACTAATGATGACAAGGGTGGACGTTCGGGCCGGACGGTTAAATATATCTGTCCCGCAGAATTAGACGAAGATACTACGAAAAAGGCGCAGGAGATTGCCCGCAAAGCTTTTATAGCCATACAATGTGCTGATTGCGCTCGGGTCGATATGCGCATTGGCGAAGATGGCAGTTTATATTTATTGGAGATCAACAGCCTTCCCAGCCTGGGTTATCGCGGCTCCTTTGTTGTCGGGGCTCAGGCTGCCGGGATGGACTTTGCCGCCTTGCTGAACCGTTTGCTCGATTCTGCCAGCCGCCGTTATTTTGGCGCACCGATGTTTGCGCCGCAGATTGCCAAAATCGGAAAGCCAGATGGCGCACTCTCTTTTCTGGCTGCCAACCGCGACAAGCTTGAACGACGGGTGGAAGAACTGGTTTCCTATCATTCGCGAACAGCTGATGCGATTAATATTGCTGAGTTTACGAATCATCTCGACAAACAATATCGGGAAATTGGTTTACTTCCGGTCAGGGAATTTACCAGTGAACACATCGTTAACACCTGGGAAACGGTCGCGGGTATGGCAGGTGGAACGCTGATTGTAATTCAACTAGACAGTCTTTTAGGCGGGGAGACTCCCTATCAAGCCTTTCGGCGAACTCCGGAATGGCTGCATGGCGAAGCGGTAGGTGAATCACGCGCTCCTCTGGCGATGTTTGAATATGCGCTTCGGGCTTTGCGTAAGCAGAAACAACTGCGCAAACAACGTCTGGGTATTTTGACATATACGGATGAAGGACAGGATTGCTGGCACAGCAGTAAGATCATTGAACAAGCTGCACGTAAAGCCGAACGGGTTATAGTGTTGCGCGAAGGCTCAACCAACAGCAACGTTGTTGCCGGCTCACGGGGAGTACGTAAATACCAGCTCTTTGTCGAAGGTGTTCCACATGACTTTAGTTCCTCCGAAAAATCACCGGATGCACTGCGTTGGATTAATAACCGACTGGAATCTATGATGCAGTTGTCATCACGAAAAGAACGGTTGGGAATATATGTCACCGACATTCGCACAAAACACTTCCCGAAGATGCTGCCGCATAATGCTCAGGCTACTATTCTGGTCAGTTACTCCAAGCCTGCGGTTGCCAATGAGGCAGAAAAAAAGATTCGCCGCATTCTTGGTAAAAACAGGTTAAAATGGCAACTGAATATGGTTTCTGATCGCCCGGCAATGGCAGATTGTAAAAATAACCGGGCCCTTTTTAATCAGGTTTCTAAAATAGCCCGGGAGCTGGAAATACCACTTGCTCAGGAGACATCTATGCGGCCGTCGGTTGCTGGTCTGGTTCCCGAAAGTATTCCCGTAATCTGCGGCCTGGGGCCAGTGGTCGAGTCTCTCCATACTCCGCATGAAGCGGTTCAGAGAATCAGCCTTTTTCAGCGAACCGTACTCTTGACCGAGTTCTTGTTGCAAGGCGAAAAGTAAGTGAAATTTATCGATAAATGCCTTCGAGAAAGTGAAATATCATTTAAACCATCAGTAGATTGCAAATGCACTGTTGCCGAAAACGGAATGGTCGCAACCGCATTTCCTGATGCTACAAATGCCGGGGTCAAGATGCTTGAATGCGGCGGCAATGCGGTGGATGCCGCCTGTGCCTCAGCCCTTGCCCTTGGCGTATGTGAGCCTAACGGCTCCGGCATTGGCGGGCAGTCGGTTGCGATCCTTTATATCAACGGCAGAACTGTGGCTATCGATGGATCCAGTCATGCCCCGGCTTTGGCTCATTCATCCAGATTCAAGAGCGACAAATCCAGAAAACTGGGCTACAAAGCCACTACCATACCCAGTACTTTAGCGGTCCTTGCATATTTAAATGAAAAATATGGTCGACTTCCCTGGAAGACAGTCGTTCAACCAGCCATCGAAATTGCCGGGTGCGGCTATCGTATAACCAAACTTCAGGAGCGGCTCTTA
This genomic stretch from Pseudomonadota bacterium harbors:
- a CDS encoding type II toxin-antitoxin system Phd/YefM family antitoxin, whose translation is MKTMGISKFKSHALKILDQVAKTQEIIVITKRGKPLAQITPYRHTDINPKPGKLSGALVFEKDIISPLGEEMWEACK
- a CDS encoding type II toxin-antitoxin system VapC family toxin produces the protein MIYLLDTHTWIWWNMNPQKLSPRVKEIIGNANMYDEMLLSAISPWEFSKLIEKERIGISCNPADWIHTALKMPKLRLVPLSPVLSYRSTILPQPFHHDPVDQIIVATAREENATILTKDERILAYENVRSLW
- a CDS encoding FAD-dependent oxidoreductase, with product MRVKSVENVIVGAGLSGLYAAYLLAMQGKSFVVLEARDRLGGRILSPQYGELHADMGPSWFWPDIQPRMVKLVKTLGLNPYRQFEQGLGRYQGPGGNVRNVNGYPMEPPSWRLQGGMMALIEGISKDLSAAAIKLNHPVCSIEKIADGARVSVGKLEQEPIACYEAKQVILALPPRLIASTILFEPDLSDNLCQSMLKIGTWMAGQAKFHPVYDKPFWREYNLSGQAFSQRGPMVEIHDGSNGDEGPFGLVAFVGLPAAGRGNKDLLIEAMLVQLALLFGDQAQYPTKYFYQDWAFEPYTSTYIDKAPMREHPHYHPPAGKSSIWDGIIHFAGTETTEDQGGYLEGALAAAERAVLSCHGG
- a CDS encoding FmdE family protein, which codes for MDYEKLIAFHGHSCPGLAMGYRMTMAAMSFLAQYRAEDEELVAITENNACGVDALQYVSGCTFGKGNLIFKDYGKQAYTLYSRKTGQGVRVVLNREAVPSEKKADRQAYISWLLNVDDSEIISLIPVRIREPEKARIMASVICDCCGEAVMESRIQVVNGRKMCIPCHEKMEKNV
- the arfB gene encoding alternative ribosome rescue aminoacyl-tRNA hydrolase ArfB, whose product is MLIISKKISIPDHEIELSAIRAQGAGGQNVNKVSSAIHLRFDIKASSLPAVYKERLLKLHDRRLTKDGVIIIKAQQHRHQAANREEALLRLRDIIQRAARNNKKRIPTRPSRNSRKRRLEQKKKHGRLKASRKKPIMAEND
- a CDS encoding DUF748 domain-containing protein, whose product is MSTENGKKIPRLKRRQKIIIILLCGLLLYSLAGFYLVPWLLQTQSEKRLSLLLGRQSTIDRVQFNPFTLVLRLEGFVIKSRGSDKSPLCKIDNLLADFSSFSLFKRALILERLKVAGPYVKIVRKADLSYNFSDLLPAPKAKTEKKNESGSFHFSLNNIEIKSGIIELADQPHKTFHWINSITISLPSISNLPKLIDSRVQPSFAAVVNGAPLELKGQTKPFASSHDTEFNINFADLDLSYYLAYIPGKRNFTVTSGRLSTNLVLAFQQPANSPDRLQLSGTATLADVIIESNRKNEEHRFVNLPKTTIKFGPGNLLAEELFIDDITLENPDVNLKFKPDGVFHLPFVAAAVEKKIEQRSRHEGESKETKKQKFTCRISHLKINHGKLNFHDERVSPVFNANYKPFDLEVSNFSNEPEKQAEYTLKVTSDAAEALQVDGNLIFKPLTLKTRLKLENVPINRYQPYYRKLFNGNVNSGYVTADGELNFIQKAGKQAETSLDNFTLKLKALEVNDPDDTRVLTLPELKVVAERIDIDKQDIIITSCQARDGILKILRRADGKFNLMDFIPPEKDVSEVDKEVEPAVNDNQATGWHVLLQQGGLKNFQVELNDQALKTTATLVADRINLELDQLGTRPTEKGRIKIDLGLARTGEMSVSGTLALTPPEAELDITLKKLPLKAFQPYLAENIDMVLVNGQLQTSGKLYFKQETSEKPQLSLQGNASVRKLKIVDGVKTAEFLAWQDVTLHKFSFKPQPLTFSLDKLTATGLKSQILILPDGRSNLQVMMGKKPAAKKSPDKNPEPIKQPRPEPLDITLKKVLINQSNFSFTDQSMSPVFHLELADLKGEINGLSSRNQEPSIVNLQGSLNGQSPVLVKGSIAPLTRNLFIDLAISGQGIGMTTFTPYSGKFIGQTIGKGKLYLDLKYKVEKGQLQAENMIFLDQFDFGTQVESPDALSLPVKLAVALLRDRRGEIHLNIPVHGDLNDPKFSLGGVIVKIFINLITKAVTSPFALLGSLAGDGSQDLNHVLFAPGLAQLTEKAKGNLDKLAKILYERPGLKLEIAGHADPVSDRPALHEAYFQKLLKAQKFKEVVRKDKAVASVDNITIEKPEFKTYLWQAYKNSPIAKQKNLLGMVKKIPPEDQERLLRASIKVDDGALLDLARQRKQAVMSYLAGKGPVETQRLFLMEPVLAAGKTSSGVDNRLVEMKIK
- a CDS encoding ATP-grasp domain-containing protein — translated: MKVAVIYNRESLKVINLLGAQNPEKYRIEAIERITKTLKASGHQVKTFEGDKFLIERLEEFMPAVVKGERPGMALNLAYGIQGSARYTHVPGILEMVGIPYVGSGPLAHSLAQDKVVAKVLFKQNGLPTPDFRVLETPEFDAPDLEYPLIIKPKSGADSFGLMVVHNEKELREAAGPIFEKYEEPVLAECYIEGREINIGIIGSPPEALPPVELDFGSGAHVYTNDDKGGRSGRTVKYICPAELDEDTTKKAQEIARKAFIAIQCADCARVDMRIGEDGSLYLLEINSLPSLGYRGSFVVGAQAAGMDFAALLNRLLDSASRRYFGAPMFAPQIAKIGKPDGALSFLAANRDKLERRVEELVSYHSRTADAINIAEFTNHLDKQYREIGLLPVREFTSEHIVNTWETVAGMAGGTLIVIQLDSLLGGETPYQAFRRTPEWLHGEAVGESRAPLAMFEYALRALRKQKQLRKQRLGILTYTDEGQDCWHSSKIIEQAARKAERVIVLREGSTNSNVVAGSRGVRKYQLFVEGVPHDFSSSEKSPDALRWINNRLESMMQLSSRKERLGIYVTDIRTKHFPKMLPHNAQATILVSYSKPAVANEAEKKIRRILGKNRLKWQLNMVSDRPAMADCKNNRALFNQVSKIARELEIPLAQETSMRPSVAGLVPESIPVICGLGPVVESLHTPHEAVQRISLFQRTVLLTEFLLQGEK